One window of Nostoc sp. C052 genomic DNA carries:
- a CDS encoding glutathione peroxidase, giving the protein MSNTISDIAVKTINGEDKQLNEYTGKVLLIVNVASYCGYTSQYEGLEKLNQKYREAGLRILGFPCNDFGAQEPGSNEEIVQFCTSKYSVTFELFDKVHAKGSQQHPLYERLTKAVEPKGTIAWNFEKFLVNKQGEVVARFNSSVQPNSPEIIAIIEKELAK; this is encoded by the coding sequence ATGAGTAACACAATTTCGGATATTGCAGTCAAGACCATTAACGGTGAGGATAAACAATTAAATGAGTACACGGGTAAGGTACTCTTAATTGTGAATGTGGCTTCCTACTGCGGTTATACTTCTCAATACGAGGGGTTAGAAAAGCTAAACCAGAAGTATAGAGAGGCAGGGTTACGTATTTTGGGGTTCCCTTGTAACGATTTTGGAGCGCAGGAACCAGGAAGCAATGAAGAAATTGTGCAATTCTGCACGAGTAAATATAGTGTTACATTTGAACTATTCGATAAAGTTCATGCCAAAGGCTCACAGCAGCATCCACTTTATGAGCGACTTACCAAAGCCGTTGAGCCAAAGGGAACTATTGCTTGGAACTTTGAAAAATTTTTAGTTAATAAGCAAGGTGAAGTAGTCGCTCGATTTAATAGTAGTGTGCAGCCAAATTCACCAGAAATAATTGCCATAATTGAGAAGGAATTAGCAAAATAG
- a CDS encoding PAS domain S-box protein, with protein sequence MDAQKIKILLVDDNLENLHFLSDILQHQGYQVQSVISGQLAINTALASPPDLLLLNFLMQEMDGYEVCQRLKAKDKTQEIPIIFFGALDDFFEKTDVFNLGNIDYISQPFQTKEVLLRIQNQLTIQRLKQQLKEQNYQLQQEIKERQLVAVKLNIRNRQIEDIFKEIPVSLSKAICREVYQSERLLVEAALKKSEIQYRHLVETSQDMIWSVDINGIITFVNPAVKQIYGYEPQEMIGRVLTDFISPTQVAEDQVAFEGVIQGKSIFQHETTCVAKDGTLLYLMFNAIALRNEEGQVIGITGTASNITQRRGVEKLLQESAIKLRNHNLVLTQLAQNQTLYQGDLKTALSKITETAVKNIGMERASVWLYDKTGMKIQCFDLFEGSRNQHSQGLFLSAADYPAYFAALQQEQPIAADDAHTDPRTKEFSASYSRLNITSVLDTPIRLEGKTVGVLCLEAVKVTHHWTLEDQNFARSLGNLVSLVLEAKERQRAEAARRASEEKLASAFRSSPDPIALIKIPNKRYIEVNDSFCRFFGYSRSQVIDRTDEELNFWVNPEEYNFLTHVLQQTKAIRNFEIDVCTTTGEIRTTLLSAEMIKIDGHWYILGTAKDITERKQAENESRLLLLTTQAITRASNVKSALAVVLRLICHTIGWDFGEAWIPDEDGTVLKHSLGWYSEECSLAEFSRQSQAIKFALGVGLPGRVWQNEEPEWIEDVSKVTEPIFLRSQQAAKVGLKAGFGVPIVAGSQVLAVLVFFKRSSVLVDRRLLLLVSAVAAQLGGLIERKTLEQELALREARLNAFFSSAPVGMNILDKQLRFVQINQLLAEINGVPQQDHIGQTIHEILPHIAPLVEPIYQQVLLTGQPIINQELSSISIKEPDIIRHFLASYFPILGEDDRPSGVGTVLVEISYRKHVEQELRLANERLQYLLTSSPVVIYSSKTSEDFGTTFISENVKEMVGYEAQEFINNSSFWLHHVHPQDIELISEKFSHFVEQEYISYEYRWLHVDGTYHWFYEKMRLIRDEANFPIEWVGYWADINDRKLAELALQSGQQRYQLLAEASPACIFHTDINGNVLYFNRRWSEITGYSLEESLGTGWVNAVHPDDREQLLLKWNQATAAKSTYKCEHRFLRDDSTVVWVICQALPEFGDDGEIKGYIGTITDITERKLAEEALCESAERERAIAQVIQRMRQTLDLETIFAATTEELRQVLDCDRVVVYRFNPHWNGEFVSESVGNGWISLIEEHNNHPDLTEGVLQDGHCLAKILDIADNPVENADLQATPGTSFRCVPDIYNAEFHPTYINLLERFQAKAYIIVPILYGSQVWGLLASYQNSDSRQWKPEEINIVVQIGNQLGVALQQAQLLAQTQRQSQALQEAVIIADAANRAKSEFLANMSHELRTPLNAILGFTQVMSHDRALSTEHQQNLAIINRAGEHLLNLINDILEMSKIEAGRITLNLNSFDLIRLLENLEEMLRFRATSKGLELVFEYTSRLPQYIQADESKLRQVLLNLLGNAIKFTDTGRVTLRVGMGTEDWGLGTGDWGSVVGGAGEQRRIINLQCPIPNAQCPIPNAQCPIPNAQSLIFEVQDTGRGIAPQEIDLLFEAFGQTETGRKSQQGTGLGLAISRKYVELMGGNISVASTIDEGSKFAFDIQINLATASEIQVKKTRFQVISLAPAQSEYRILVVDDAKDSRLVLVKILTSIGFAVQEAVNGTEAIALWQKWQPHLILMDMRMPIMDGYEATRIIKAREETSIPNRTTIIIALTANAFEEQREAIIKAGCDDYINKPFREEQLLEKISEYLGVQYIYQEESYQLKNAKEEGSKLMLTLTDLVTLLSAMSPEWVKQLYTAAAQCSDDLILELIEQIPSENGVLRNFIRNLAHDFQFEKIMELTSIAGVLSS encoded by the coding sequence ATGGATGCTCAAAAAATCAAAATTTTATTAGTTGATGACAACTTAGAGAATTTACATTTTTTATCAGACATCCTTCAACACCAAGGTTATCAGGTGCAAAGTGTAATTTCTGGGCAATTGGCAATTAATACGGCCCTTGCTTCTCCTCCTGACTTGCTTTTGCTAAATTTTCTCATGCAGGAGATGGATGGTTATGAAGTTTGTCAAAGGTTGAAAGCTAAGGATAAAACTCAAGAGATCCCAATAATTTTTTTCGGTGCTTTAGATGATTTTTTTGAAAAAACAGATGTTTTTAATTTAGGCAATATTGACTATATTTCTCAACCATTCCAAACCAAAGAAGTTTTATTACGCATACAAAATCAACTCACTATCCAAAGGCTGAAACAACAATTAAAAGAGCAAAATTATCAACTGCAACAGGAGATTAAAGAGCGTCAACTGGTTGCAGTTAAATTAAATATTCGTAACAGACAAATAGAAGATATTTTTAAAGAAATTCCCGTTAGCCTTAGCAAGGCTATTTGTAGAGAAGTTTACCAAAGCGAACGTCTTTTAGTCGAAGCTGCCCTAAAGAAGAGTGAAATTCAGTATCGCCACTTGGTAGAAACATCCCAGGATATGATCTGGTCAGTGGACATTAACGGAATAATTACCTTTGTCAACCCAGCAGTCAAACAGATTTATGGCTATGAACCCCAAGAAATGATTGGGCGTGTCTTGACTGATTTCATCTCGCCTACACAAGTTGCTGAAGATCAAGTAGCCTTTGAGGGGGTTATTCAGGGAAAGTCGATCTTTCAACATGAAACTACCTGTGTTGCTAAGGATGGTACTTTACTTTATCTCATGTTTAATGCGATCGCATTACGCAACGAAGAAGGTCAGGTTATAGGCATAACTGGCACTGCTAGTAATATTACGCAGCGTCGAGGAGTGGAAAAATTACTCCAAGAAAGTGCAATTAAGCTCCGCAACCATAACCTAGTCCTCACGCAATTGGCACAAAATCAGACACTTTATCAGGGTGATTTAAAAACAGCTTTAAGTAAAATCACAGAAACAGCTGTCAAGAATATTGGGATGGAACGAGCTAGTGTCTGGCTATATGACAAAACAGGCATGAAAATCCAGTGTTTCGATCTATTTGAAGGTAGTCGCAATCAACACAGTCAAGGACTTTTCTTATCAGCAGCAGACTATCCAGCTTATTTTGCAGCTTTGCAGCAAGAACAACCAATTGCCGCAGATGATGCCCATACCGATCCCAGAACTAAAGAATTTTCTGCGTCTTACTCAAGATTAAACATTACTTCTGTACTTGATACACCCATTCGACTGGAGGGAAAGACTGTAGGAGTTTTATGTTTAGAAGCAGTGAAAGTTACTCATCATTGGACGCTAGAAGACCAAAATTTTGCTCGCTCTTTGGGTAATTTAGTCTCCTTGGTGTTGGAGGCAAAAGAACGCCAACGAGCAGAAGCAGCGCGACGAGCTTCTGAAGAAAAGTTAGCATCAGCTTTTCGGTCATCTCCCGATCCAATTGCCTTAATTAAGATTCCCAACAAACGCTACATCGAAGTTAACGACAGTTTTTGTCGGTTTTTTGGTTATTCTCGTTCTCAGGTGATCGATCGCACCGATGAAGAATTAAATTTTTGGGTGAATCCAGAAGAATATAATTTTCTCACCCACGTCTTGCAACAAACAAAAGCCATCCGCAACTTTGAGATAGATGTCTGCACTACAACAGGAGAAATCAGGACAACACTGTTGAGTGCAGAAATGATTAAGATTGATGGGCACTGGTACATACTGGGCACAGCAAAAGATATTACTGAACGCAAGCAGGCAGAAAACGAAAGCCGTTTACTGCTGTTGACAACCCAAGCTATCACTCGCGCCAGTAATGTCAAAAGTGCCTTAGCAGTAGTTTTGCGCTTAATTTGTCACACCATTGGCTGGGATTTTGGTGAAGCATGGATACCTGATGAAGATGGGACTGTTTTAAAACACAGTCTAGGTTGGTACAGTGAGGAGTGTAGTTTAGCAGAATTTTCCCGCCAAAGCCAAGCGATCAAATTTGCTCTGGGAGTGGGACTACCAGGAAGAGTTTGGCAAAACGAGGAACCAGAATGGATAGAAGATGTTTCTAAAGTTACAGAGCCAATTTTTTTGCGATCGCAACAAGCAGCCAAGGTAGGATTAAAAGCTGGTTTTGGTGTTCCTATAGTGGCTGGAAGCCAAGTATTAGCTGTTTTAGTATTTTTTAAACGTAGCTCAGTATTGGTCGATCGGCGTTTACTCCTGCTAGTCAGTGCTGTTGCGGCTCAGTTGGGTGGGTTGATTGAGCGCAAAACCCTAGAACAAGAATTAGCACTGAGAGAAGCTCGTCTCAATGCCTTTTTTAGCAGTGCCCCCGTCGGTATGAACATTCTAGATAAACAACTGCGGTTTGTGCAAATCAATCAACTGCTAGCAGAGATTAATGGAGTGCCCCAGCAAGATCATATTGGTCAAACTATCCATGAAATTTTACCTCATATCGCCCCTCTAGTGGAACCAATTTATCAACAGGTTCTATTGACTGGTCAACCCATTATCAATCAAGAATTAAGCAGCATATCAATTAAAGAACCAGATATTATCCGCCACTTTTTAGCTTCTTATTTCCCGATTCTTGGTGAAGACGATCGCCCCTCTGGCGTCGGCACAGTTTTAGTAGAAATTAGCTATCGCAAACATGTCGAACAAGAACTGCGTTTAGCCAACGAACGCCTACAATATCTGCTCACCTCTAGTCCTGTAGTCATTTATAGTAGCAAAACATCAGAGGATTTTGGCACTACCTTTATTAGTGAAAACGTTAAAGAAATGGTGGGCTACGAAGCGCAGGAATTTATCAATAATTCTAGTTTTTGGCTTCATCATGTCCATCCCCAAGATATTGAACTGATCTCGGAAAAATTTTCCCATTTTGTTGAGCAGGAGTACATTTCTTACGAATACCGTTGGTTACACGTTGACGGAACTTATCACTGGTTCTACGAAAAGATGAGGTTAATTCGTGATGAAGCTAACTTCCCCATCGAATGGGTTGGTTACTGGGCAGATATTAACGATCGCAAATTGGCAGAATTAGCTTTGCAATCAGGTCAGCAACGATATCAACTTCTAGCAGAAGCCTCACCAGCTTGTATATTTCACACTGATATTAATGGCAATGTCTTATATTTTAATCGACGCTGGAGTGAAATTACTGGATACAGTTTAGAAGAGTCTCTGGGAACAGGTTGGGTAAATGCCGTACATCCAGATGACCGCGAGCAGCTGTTGTTGAAATGGAATCAAGCAACAGCCGCTAAGTCAACATATAAATGCGAACATCGTTTTTTGCGTGATGATAGTACAGTAGTCTGGGTAATTTGTCAGGCTTTGCCAGAATTTGGAGATGATGGAGAAATTAAAGGCTATATTGGTACAATTACAGATATTACTGAGAGAAAATTAGCAGAAGAAGCCTTGTGTGAGAGTGCAGAAAGAGAAAGAGCAATCGCCCAAGTAATTCAAAGAATGCGCCAAACGCTCGATCTAGAAACGATATTTGCAGCTACAACCGAAGAATTACGGCAAGTACTCGACTGCGATCGGGTTGTTGTCTATCGTTTCAATCCCCACTGGAATGGCGAATTTGTCTCCGAGTCGGTGGGTAATGGTTGGATTTCTCTCATAGAAGAACACAACAATCACCCCGATCTCACAGAGGGTGTTTTACAAGATGGCCATTGCCTAGCAAAAATTTTGGATATTGCAGATAACCCAGTGGAAAATGCCGATCTGCAAGCAACCCCAGGTACAAGTTTCCGCTGTGTCCCAGACATTTACAACGCTGAATTTCATCCTACTTATATCAACCTTTTAGAGCGCTTTCAGGCCAAAGCCTACATTATTGTCCCCATTTTGTATGGTAGTCAGGTTTGGGGATTACTGGCGAGTTATCAAAATTCCGATTCCCGCCAATGGAAACCAGAAGAAATCAACATCGTGGTTCAAATTGGCAATCAATTGGGTGTTGCGCTACAGCAGGCACAATTGCTGGCGCAAACTCAAAGACAGTCACAAGCATTGCAAGAAGCAGTAATCATTGCTGATGCCGCTAACCGTGCCAAAAGCGAATTCCTCGCCAACATGAGCCACGAACTGCGTACCCCACTTAATGCCATCCTTGGTTTTACCCAAGTTATGAGCCACGATCGTGCTTTATCCACTGAACATCAGCAAAATCTAGCAATCATCAATCGTGCTGGCGAACATCTCCTCAACTTAATCAACGACATTTTGGAAATGTCTAAAATCGAAGCCGGCAGAATAACATTAAATCTCAACAGTTTTGACTTAATTCGCCTCTTGGAAAACCTCGAAGAAATGTTGCGCTTCCGTGCCACCTCCAAAGGATTAGAATTAGTCTTTGAATATACATCTCGCCTCCCGCAGTATATCCAAGCTGATGAAAGTAAACTGCGTCAAGTCTTACTTAACCTCCTGGGAAATGCCATCAAATTTACCGATACTGGGAGGGTAACGCTGCGGGTGGGGATGGGGACTGAGGACTGGGGACTGGGGACTGGGGACTGGGGCAGTGTAGTGGGAGGAGCAGGGGAGCAGAGGAGAATAATTAATCTCCAATGCCCAATACCCAATGCCCAATGCCCAATCCCTAATGCCCAATGCCCAATCCCTAATGCCCAATCCCTAATCTTCGAGGTACAAGATACCGGTCGTGGTATTGCGCCACAAGAAATTGACTTACTGTTTGAAGCTTTTGGGCAAACTGAAACCGGAAGAAAATCGCAACAGGGAACAGGACTAGGTTTAGCAATTAGCCGCAAATACGTGGAACTAATGGGGGGAAATATTAGCGTCGCTAGCACTATTGACGAGGGAAGTAAATTTGCTTTTGATATTCAAATTAATCTAGCCACAGCTAGCGAAATCCAGGTCAAAAAAACTAGATTTCAAGTTATTAGTTTAGCTCCGGCTCAAAGCGAATACCGCATTTTAGTAGTTGATGACGCTAAAGATAGCCGTTTAGTACTAGTGAAAATTCTGACATCCATTGGTTTTGCGGTCCAGGAAGCAGTAAATGGTACTGAAGCGATCGCACTTTGGCAGAAATGGCAACCACATTTAATCTTAATGGATATGCGGATGCCAATTATGGACGGCTATGAAGCCACAAGAATTATTAAAGCTAGAGAAGAAACCTCAATCCCAAATCGCACAACTATTATTATTGCTTTAACTGCTAATGCCTTTGAAGAACAACGAGAAGCAATAATCAAAGCAGGTTGTGATGATTATATTAATAAGCCTTTCCGTGAAGAACAATTACTAGAAAAAATCAGCGAATATTTAGGAGTTCAATATATTTATCAAGAAGAAAGCTATCAGTTAAAAAACGCCAAGGAAGAAGGGTCAAAATTAATGTTGACTCTCACTGATTTAGTGACTCTGTTATCTGCGATGTCACCAGAATGGGTGAAACAGTTGTATACTGCCGCAGCCCAATGTAGTGATGATTTAATTTTAGAATTGATTGAGCAAATACCTTCTGAAAATGGTGTATTAAGAAATTTCATCAGGAATTTAGCTCATGATTTTCAGTTTGAGAAAATTATGGAATTGACGAGTATTGCCGGAGTATTATCCAGTTAA
- a CDS encoding SDR family oxidoreductase, whose product MNVAIIGCGYVGYKVAQYWQQNMNFVVSVTTTSPERLPALKSVSQRVVVTCGNDIDSLKSVLHNQDVVLLSIGAKSGEVYEETYLQTAQALVSCLQQIKSVKQLIYTGSYAVYGDRNGVWVDEETPLAPANLNAQILRKTEEILLSASSEHLRVCIFRLGGIYGTGRELVKIFSRYSDTTRPGSGEDITNWIHLDDIVGAIEFARHRRLQGIYNLVDDAHLTSRDLLDSLFEKHNLPKVKWDTSVKSIRPYNAWVSNEKLKEAGYKLIHPQMIF is encoded by the coding sequence ATGAACGTTGCAATCATTGGTTGTGGTTATGTTGGTTATAAAGTTGCTCAATATTGGCAGCAAAATATGAATTTTGTTGTCAGTGTAACCACGACTTCTCCTGAGCGTCTACCTGCACTAAAATCAGTATCTCAAAGAGTTGTAGTTACCTGCGGTAATGACATAGATAGTCTAAAATCAGTTTTGCACAATCAAGATGTTGTACTTTTGAGTATTGGTGCAAAAAGTGGAGAAGTTTATGAAGAAACTTATCTACAAACTGCCCAAGCTTTAGTTTCATGTTTGCAGCAAATTAAAAGTGTAAAACAATTAATATACACAGGAAGCTATGCTGTCTATGGTGACAGAAATGGTGTATGGGTAGATGAAGAAACACCCCTCGCACCCGCTAATTTAAATGCCCAAATTCTGAGAAAAACAGAGGAGATATTGCTATCAGCATCTAGCGAACATCTCCGGGTTTGTATTTTCCGCTTAGGAGGAATTTATGGAACTGGCAGAGAACTAGTAAAGATATTTAGCAGATACTCTGATACAACCCGTCCGGGCAGTGGCGAAGATATCACAAATTGGATTCATTTGGATGATATTGTTGGTGCAATAGAATTTGCCCGTCACCGTCGTTTACAAGGGATTTACAATTTAGTCGATGATGCACATCTTACTAGCCGAGACTTGTTAGATAGCTTATTTGAAAAACATAATTTACCCAAGGTTAAATGGGATACTTCTGTCAAGAGTATCCGGCCATATAATGCTTGGGTATCCAATGAAAAGCTCAAAGAAGCTGGATACAAGTTGATTCATCCACAGATGATTTTTTAG
- a CDS encoding Hsp20/alpha crystallin family protein: MALIRWEPFREMEILRRQMDQLFSDLTVAERGNSEISPSSRTAWVPAVELHDNGSELLLRVEIPGVEAKDLDVQVTQDAVSIVGEHHYEKQSQSNAKVHSEFRYGKFTRVIPLPTKVQNQQVKADLKDGILILTLPKLEQEQSKVFKVNLGQSQSATASIEAGNANTQPKITS, translated from the coding sequence ATGGCACTCATTCGTTGGGAACCATTCCGTGAAATGGAGATTCTGCGTCGTCAAATGGATCAACTATTCTCTGATTTGACAGTAGCCGAGCGCGGCAATTCTGAGATTTCTCCATCATCGAGAACAGCGTGGGTTCCTGCTGTTGAATTACATGACAACGGTTCCGAGTTGCTATTAAGAGTTGAGATTCCAGGTGTTGAAGCTAAAGACCTGGATGTTCAAGTCACTCAAGATGCAGTTTCAATTGTTGGCGAGCATCATTACGAAAAACAGTCCCAATCTAACGCGAAAGTTCATTCTGAATTCCGGTATGGTAAGTTCACTAGAGTAATACCTCTACCAACCAAAGTTCAGAATCAACAAGTTAAGGCAGACCTAAAAGATGGGATTTTAATTTTGACTTTACCCAAACTGGAGCAAGAGCAAAGCAAGGTATTCAAAGTCAATTTAGGTCAATCTCAAAGTGCTACAGCTTCTATAGAAGCCGGCAATGCTAACACACAACCCAAAATTACATCATAA
- a CDS encoding VWA domain-containing protein, protein MIKTSYEFDQSILPAGSSLKTNILLRFRVDIAESPRRNLNLSLVIDRSGSMAGAPLHHALKAAESVVDQLEPYDILSVVVYDDEVDSVVPPQAVTNKAALKNSIQKVRAGGITNLSGGWLKGCEHVKAQLDPQKINRVLLLTDGHANMGIQDPKILTATSGQKAEEGIITTTLGFAQGFNEDLLIGMARAATGNFYFIQSIDEATEVFSIELDSLRAVVGQNLKVTLELADGVSLVDTLSLAKVSQNDAGQAVLTLGELYEGEDKLLGLSLAIASAQVGDLPVMKLHYSADVVQDDVIQNISGTADVIAKIGTVEEAAFASTSQIILELSRLTIAKAKETALSLAEHGKHQEAEETLRALVKDLRDKGLNENFEIAEEIDQLEYFAGRIAQKALGNAGRKEMRDQTYQTMTRNRSDLVGRGVTAGDEVYAMPIVNEVGSGVELHCVREGGKLRVKVVSAGYDSTKNVQFPRAIRAEGARYVVEGLELSSDATFYRVRGNITRFAQPGETDIFVAPRQSNFTNTGKASKGPASAADLPTTDSVGDSILVQCVKDGSKLRARVVSDGYEPDWNMRFPRSVREEGMLYVVDEVKTAPDGKSYIACGEIKRFVQPA, encoded by the coding sequence ATGATTAAGACAAGTTACGAATTTGACCAGTCTATCCTCCCCGCAGGATCTTCATTAAAGACTAATATTCTGCTACGTTTTCGTGTTGACATAGCTGAATCTCCCCGACGTAACCTTAACCTTTCTCTTGTAATTGACCGTTCCGGCTCTATGGCAGGCGCACCCTTGCATCACGCCCTAAAAGCTGCGGAGTCTGTAGTAGATCAACTTGAGCCTTATGACATTCTCTCAGTAGTTGTTTACGACGATGAAGTGGACAGCGTTGTGCCACCCCAGGCTGTAACTAACAAAGCTGCACTCAAAAATTCTATCCAAAAGGTGAGAGCAGGCGGTATTACCAATTTATCGGGGGGATGGCTCAAAGGCTGTGAACACGTAAAAGCGCAACTCGATCCGCAAAAAATCAATCGGGTTCTGTTGCTGACCGATGGTCACGCGAATATGGGCATTCAAGACCCCAAAATACTGACGGCGACATCGGGACAAAAAGCTGAGGAAGGTATTATCACAACTACCTTAGGTTTTGCTCAGGGTTTCAATGAAGACCTGTTGATTGGGATGGCAAGGGCTGCTACAGGCAACTTCTACTTCATTCAGAGCATCGATGAAGCAACCGAAGTGTTTAGTATTGAGTTAGACAGTCTCAGAGCAGTAGTAGGACAGAACCTCAAGGTGACATTGGAATTGGCTGATGGTGTCAGTCTGGTTGATACCTTAAGTCTTGCTAAAGTCAGCCAAAATGATGCTGGTCAAGCTGTCCTCACCTTGGGAGAACTGTACGAAGGCGAAGATAAACTCCTTGGTTTAAGTTTAGCGATCGCCAGCGCTCAAGTTGGTGATTTACCTGTGATGAAACTGCATTACAGCGCCGATGTTGTGCAAGATGATGTTATTCAAAATATCTCAGGTACAGCAGATGTCATCGCCAAAATTGGCACCGTTGAGGAAGCCGCTTTTGCCTCTACCAGCCAGATCATTCTTGAACTGAGTCGCCTCACCATTGCTAAAGCCAAAGAGACTGCCCTTAGTCTCGCTGAACATGGCAAGCATCAGGAAGCGGAAGAAACCCTCCGTGCCCTTGTGAAAGATTTGCGAGATAAAGGGTTGAACGAGAATTTTGAAATAGCTGAAGAGATCGATCAGCTTGAGTATTTCGCAGGTCGAATCGCCCAAAAAGCTCTAGGCAATGCCGGACGCAAAGAGATGCGCGATCAGACTTACCAAACGATGACGCGCAATCGCAGCGATTTGGTAGGTCGCGGTGTCACTGCTGGCGATGAAGTGTATGCAATGCCGATTGTCAATGAAGTTGGTTCAGGTGTTGAATTGCACTGTGTTCGTGAAGGGGGTAAACTGCGGGTGAAAGTCGTATCCGCAGGCTACGATTCCACCAAGAACGTCCAATTTCCCCGGGCCATTCGTGCCGAGGGGGCACGCTATGTTGTTGAAGGATTGGAACTTTCAAGCGATGCCACTTTCTACCGTGTACGTGGTAATATCACCCGTTTTGCTCAACCCGGTGAAACAGATATTTTCGTTGCCCCTAGACAATCGAATTTCACTAACACAGGTAAAGCTTCTAAAGGCCCCGCCAGTGCTGCCGATCTTCCCACAACTGATAGTGTCGGGGACAGCATTTTAGTTCAGTGTGTTAAAGATGGCAGTAAGTTACGTGCGAGAGTAGTTTCCGACGGATATGAACCGGATTGGAACATGCGTTTTCCGCGATCGGTTCGTGAGGAAGGAATGCTTTACGTCGTTGATGAAGTCAAAACCGCACCGGATGGGAAGTCTTATATTGCCTGTGGTGAAATTAAGCGATTTGTCCAACCCGCTTGA
- the gap gene encoding type I glyceraldehyde-3-phosphate dehydrogenase, with protein MTKLKVGINGFGRIGRLVLRAGIDNPNIEFVGINDLVPPDNLAYLLKYDSTHGKLKHKIEAKEDGILIDGHFIPCVSVRNPAELPWDKLGADYVVESTGLFTDYEGAANHLKAGAKRVIISAPTKDPDRVATLLMGVNHHLFDPGKDIIVSNASCTTNCLAPIAKVINDNFGLTEGLMTTVHAMTATQPTVDGPSKKDWRGGRGASQNIIPSSTGAAKAVALVLPELKGRLTGMALRVPTPDVSVVDLTFKTAKATSYKEICAAMKEAAAGSLSGILGYTDEEVVSTDFQGDTHSSIFDAGAGIELNSNFFKVIAWYDNEWGYSNRVIDLMLSMSQKEKLAPIAAVV; from the coding sequence TTGACTAAATTAAAAGTTGGTATCAATGGCTTCGGTCGAATCGGGCGACTTGTGCTTCGCGCTGGCATCGATAATCCCAATATTGAGTTTGTAGGCATTAACGACCTAGTACCACCAGATAACCTCGCTTATCTATTAAAGTACGACTCAACCCACGGTAAACTAAAGCACAAGATTGAAGCCAAGGAAGACGGCATCCTTATTGACGGACATTTCATTCCTTGTGTGTCAGTTAGGAATCCCGCAGAGTTACCTTGGGACAAATTAGGTGCAGATTATGTGGTGGAATCTACGGGACTCTTCACCGACTACGAAGGAGCTGCAAACCACCTGAAAGCAGGTGCGAAGCGAGTGATAATTTCCGCTCCCACCAAAGATCCAGATCGAGTTGCTACCCTGTTAATGGGTGTCAATCATCACCTATTTGACCCTGGCAAGGATATCATTGTCTCCAATGCTAGCTGCACTACAAACTGTCTAGCTCCCATTGCTAAGGTCATTAATGACAACTTTGGGTTGACTGAAGGGTTGATGACCACAGTTCATGCTATGACTGCCACTCAGCCAACTGTAGACGGCCCCAGCAAAAAAGACTGGCGGGGTGGTCGAGGTGCATCTCAAAATATTATTCCCTCCTCCACAGGTGCAGCTAAAGCCGTAGCACTGGTTTTACCAGAATTAAAGGGCAGGTTAACTGGTATGGCATTACGAGTTCCGACTCCTGATGTCTCTGTAGTTGATTTAACTTTTAAAACTGCCAAAGCTACCAGCTATAAGGAAATCTGTGCTGCCATGAAGGAGGCTGCCGCAGGTTCACTGTCAGGTATTTTGGGCTACACGGATGAAGAAGTAGTTTCCACAGATTTTCAAGGCGATACTCATTCTAGTATCTTCGACGCGGGTGCTGGAATTGAGTTAAATTCTAACTTCTTCAAGGTAATTGCCTGGTATGACAACGAGTGGGGTTACTCAAATCGCGTAATTGACCTGATGTTGTCTATGTCACAGAAGGAAAAACTCGCCCCGATCGCGGCTGTGGTTTGA
- a CDS encoding Rieske (2Fe-2S) protein: protein MSWTKVLAVEALSPGAREVVKVGNRKILLLNHENQLYAVDNTCPHLKLPLKSGKITESGAIVCSFHHSAFDLRTGEVKDWCSWPPGVGKVLSLVSQPKTLPVFPIRVEEGSIWVDVQEE, encoded by the coding sequence ATGAGTTGGACTAAAGTTCTGGCAGTCGAAGCGCTTTCCCCAGGTGCGCGGGAAGTGGTGAAAGTTGGCAACCGGAAAATTCTGCTTTTGAATCACGAAAATCAGCTTTATGCTGTAGATAATACCTGTCCTCACTTAAAATTACCCCTGAAAAGTGGGAAAATAACCGAAAGTGGGGCAATTGTTTGTTCTTTCCATCACAGTGCTTTTGATCTGCGGACTGGTGAGGTCAAAGATTGGTGTTCTTGGCCTCCTGGTGTAGGTAAGGTACTCTCGTTAGTTTCACAACCAAAGACATTACCAGTGTTTCCCATTCGTGTGGAAGAAGGTAGTATCTGGGTTGATGTGCAAGAGGAATAG